Sequence from the Rhea pennata isolate bPtePen1 chromosome 16, bPtePen1.pri, whole genome shotgun sequence genome:
TCTCCTCCAGGCAGaatcctcctttcctttcttactAGTTTTGTCCCTTCAGCTGTAggtcagttttcttctttcccgCCTCCTTCACTTTTTCCAACCACCTGAAGCCACAGCTTCCTCGTGCTAGCTGAGGTCACTCACTGCAGTTATCAGCCGTTGCTACTGTACATTCCTCTCACCATTGCTAGCCGTGACGCAGCCCTGCAGCGCACTATGAGCTACTGAGATCCACTGTGGACATTTGATGCGTTTAACTGGATAAGAAACAATCTGAGTATGCATGCAATACTGAACACCCAGCAGTTGCAGCTTCCTTCTCTTGTTACAAGATAACTACCACCTTCTAACTGCTGCCTGGTGCACCACTCCATCGCAAGGAAAACTCCTTTAGGCAAACTCTCCTATCCTGAGAATTGTGTGTAAACAAGCAAGCTCTTATGTGACTGTCCAGACCCAAACATTTTGCTCTCAACAGTGTGCATGCAGATTTTATGTAGAAAGACACATTCCTTAACAGGTAAATTGTAGCATGTAAATCTTAGCCCCAAGTAGAGTGAAGATCTTTCCACAGGATCTAGCAGGCTGGGAAATCCAGTTACTAGTCAATATGTCAgatttacagaaaaagcagagttacaaagcaaaagagacaacagcagctgcaaatgGATTTATTACcactgaaaatatgtattttaggATAGACATTTGAGttcaaaaatagtaaaaaaaatagtaaaagccACAGCTCTTCTTCACCTTCACCCTCCTCATTCTACATTACTCACCCAGCAGTTAAAACCCCCTCACAAATTTATCAGGAAGTTTTAGGAACTagcaagaacacagaaaaaaagtttatttaaaaagcatcaCATACAGAAAGCCATACTCCCTGACAGAATGAGAAAGCagccataaaaataaagaaaaccatGATCTTTCAAGAGGCTATTGAATGCTtgcaaaaattaattaaatagcctaatttttttcagtgcaaggCCAACCAGTGAGTTCATACTATGCAGTGCTTAGTGCAGGCAATTTAGGAAAAGATTAAGTTGACTATAAAATGCCCAGAACTAAATGATGCTTAAGGcataacaaatattaaaaatggttTCAAGCATTGCACTTCTTTTTAACAGAAGTGATTGTAGTTTCACGGAAGTTTAACATAAATTTATGTTAAGTTGAAATGCTATTGCAGTTGTAAATGTCAAACCTCAATGATTTCAATTTACAAAGGTAAAGTCTCAAAccttctttttagaaaaatatttaaaatttaactttttataaGGTATACATACACATACCTGGTTTTTTCCCTACACAAAAGGTTCTACAGAAGATTGTGTTCCCTTATATTCACAACTTAAAAATAAGCTCCGGTGCTCTGTTTAGCAGACATTATTCAATAGGCAAGTCTCATATAACAGAAATGGCATGCAACATAAAATATGGTAGAACAGGTCTTAAAGGCTAAGAAATAGGCTTGACGTTACTTTTAAGCTTAGAATCAAAATTCTAGGAAGAGCCTCTGGCACCAAAACACAAGATCATCAGTTAATTCAGGGCTGTGTTtgtccatttttctttcacaatgaAGGAGTCTTATGGGACAGATAGCCTctactgaagtcaacaggaCTACCAATGGAGTGATAGAATATGAAATAAGGATAGCAAAGTCTAACCTTTAAGTTCCCACAGATAATTACTGGATACAGTACCAATAATCTATAGCTAGTACCAAGAAACAAATTCAAACTGTATGAAACTTTTTATTCTCAAggctttcatttcaaaagactTGTTTTGTGagtaaattaatttaaagaataaaggaaTTTCTAAAACTTGGATTAGAACAAGATGTTCTATTCAAGATACTATGTTTAAATTAAAGGACAACAGGCTATTCAGTTGATGTAATAGGTTATTTTCAGAGCATGATCAAATTAATAGATATAtctattaatgtttttaatactgCTTCCTCTTTTTAAGTCTCTATTTAGccaatgaaatgtttttgtccCTCAGGTGTTTCTTCTATGTTACAAAGTGAACACTTACTTTCCCTACAAGCTCTAGCAGCTTGCAAGATACTAATGTTCTATGCTTAGTGTATCCCTTTATTTAATGGGATTTTAGAATTGGAAATACATATCctgtaagtttaaaataaaactctacCTTCAGTTACTGCATGTACAGCTCATCAATGTCACAGTTAGGAACAGAATTTGGGCCTTAGTAGGTTagaaacattttgcatgttttaccTATACTGACTGTAAAAACAGTTTTGAGTACCATGTTAGATCAACCAGTTAAACAAGAGCCAAAAAGTTTATCAAAAAAATTTTGTAcattcttttgtatttcaagCTTCAAGTAATAAACTTCTGCTAAACCAAGTTGTATCACCCATCTATCAAAAATTAACAGAACAATGCTAGAACAAACCATTCTGCTTAATTTTGGGCTTGGTCCCAAAAGAGGTAGTCCTTGAATcacacaaaaataagaatacCACTGAAGTCAACCTAACATGCCAGTCTCCTCCAACATATGCAGCCTCAGCTCTTTGCAAGAGACTtccatatttgaaaatactataAGTTAGTGTTCATATACAGGAACtacacttgaaaaatatttcttcatctgtaaCCTAAGTTCGGTCCAGCAGAACCAATACATTAATTAAGCTTTGCACATCAGCCTCATTAGTAAGATTTTAGCTTTTCTCCAAATGTAATTTGGAACATACCTAATTCACAGGTATGCCTTTAAAGatcaaatacatatatttaggTTTGGAGAGAAGCTTTAGACTGTTAAACCTGTTCAGTAATATAAGTATATTTACTATCATTTCTCtacaaatgctgctgctgccattgaATTCCTCATGGTTCCTCTTGCTGAAGCAGTGAACTCCTCAATTTCAGCATTCAGTTTATTAATTACCCATTCCAATGCTTCACGGCCCTATAgttaaagaaaagtttattaGTGTATAAATTCTGACAAATAAGTAAATAGGCTAAGCCCTGTCTTGAAGAAATACTTAAGAAACAATAGttggaaagagaaacaaaggtACAGAAATTCATGTTAATGCAGTACTTTTTAAATGTCAACAACCAGACCATTGCAGAAGTCTGTACTGCTTTATATTGTTCATGAAGAAATTCCTTATGTCAGCAGTGCTCAAGATATGAACCACCATATGGTTTTTTACTGCATGTTTTATCGTTCCTGAGGCTGAAGTCAAGATATTCTTGAATTCTCAAAGAATGGATTCCCAAAGGATAAACTTTCAACTAAAACATCACTTTGTTAAACCCGCATACTACCTCAGATCTGTCTGGCTATATACTTTTTTTAGATAGAAAAATTAATAGATGGCATCAAGAAGGCAGCCAAACAGTGGCAGCATCAGACTTCTAAGTGAGTGGAGACCTTTTCCTAATGAAGATTCAGGGAgtttgcaaataataaaaatagtaagaaaataataagaaaataataataagaaaaatcaagtttGGAAAGATGGGCATGTACATACCTACACTGAAGTCAGTGTAACTGCGTGGGTCCTTTCTAAGGGGGCTCACAAAGCCATGAagtaaaatagagatttttattctctttatcATTTAGCCAGAGGTCACACGTTTCATAGAAGTCATACTTACTTTATTAGCATTGGAAGAGATTGTGTTTGCCATTAATCCTTCTAGGTAACTACTAAGACTGACACCTTTCACAGATATTATTGCTTCTTGTGTCAAAATAGTtctgaaacagagagaaaagcaaagtgagTTTTTCTGAATAGTTTAAAATAGAATGCTAAAGACAACTCCCCCCCTCCCAGCAAGCATATTCCCTCAACAGCActtaattgttttgtttttctactcctatgttcataaaataaaacctaGAAATCACCACGAAGTGCAAGCAGGCCCTTGTGGCACTCCCATCTTTGGCAATGGGAAGCAGAATGAATGCAGCAGGATTGAAGATAACTGAGAAAACCACTGATTTCCAGGATAGTATTAAGACTTCTCCTTTAATAATAGGGATTTAGTATTTCCCATTgtcatgggggaaaaaaaaatctcctaagGAAAAACCCTTAAGAAGATAATTGAGAAGTAGCACTCATTGCAAGATTACAGACTTGGCAGGCTCTAaagctgccttttttaaaaatcctccAAATATACAATCTAGAGGCAGACAATTGTGCAGGTTCAGTGCTCAAGTTCATGAAAAGATCACAAATAAGGAGCTGATAAGTGAAGACTGTTCTAATCTTAGTTACACACAGGACATTAGAAAACTCCCAGAAAACCTGATCTGAATTGAACTCCACTGTGGTATGACAGTCCATCTCCCAGTGGTACTCTGCAGAAGCAGTGTCACTAAGAAAAATGATAGTCTACTTAATACTTGAACAGTAAGACAACACTGGAGCTCTTACTCTCACAGCATTATCTTCTGTTCAGGGGAGACCACTGGAATTTACAAAGCCAAATCAATACTTCAGGACAGTCTCAGAAAGAACAAAGACATACTTACTTCTGTGGTTCATGAGGGTGTGGTTTATAGACGAGCCTCTCATCTACTGACACTAGGTTTGTAAATGAAATCTGTGGAACATAGAACAAGATAAGCCCCCGCcccttaataaaaatattaaaggaatGTAGTATATAAGAGTACAGATACAAAATCTATGCTCACGACTGATTTAAataccatatttttttcctgataatatTAGAATTAGgatatacaaaatacaaaaattttcaaattcagCATTCGCCAATCTacttcttttatatatttattttatatattttatatattgatCATTTATCAATATAGACTAAAGTTTTTATCATGATTTAACAATGATATCAGACATTAGACAATGAGCGAATGGCCATACTGTACACCAAaaggcttttaatttttctaaaacatgaGACTTCCTGTACTCTCCTCCTCAGTACATTCATATCTCTCAGTGCTGACACTGAATTCCAAAAATCCTAGaaattcctttctgaaaaatggAATTGGTGGGTAATATGGTTAACTATAAACACATTACTTACATTATTTGCAAATTACAGTAGGAAAATACAGGTTAAAAATTTTCtagatgatttttctcttcaaatttaTAATGCGTTACCTCTAAACTATTTGAATTGTACAAATAAAGCCGGAGTACTTACATTACTGGATTTAAGCTCCATTGTTTTTTTCACTGGATCCACAACAGAGTGCTCCTGAACATACGTCCTTGTTCTGCATGTGCCAATGAGCTGGAAGACAGGTATAATGGATTACACATACGTACATTGCAACGTACATTGCAACTAATATTGCTAAATAACTGCAATCTTCTATTGCCTTTAGATGCATAGACAGTAACTATTGTATTAAATAGACTTGGAGACAACAGGACTAGCGtctactttaaaacaaaaccattcAATTCAGGtaggtttttaaaaaaggaagcaatCTAAAATATAACCGATCTGTAATTGTCTGGGAGTTGCTATATGTCCTGCCGTTGAGCTTTACTGATAAATAAATGCCCATGTTAGAAAACAACACTTATAAAGTTACACATTTTATTGCAGCAACCCAGCTGACAAGCTTCCTCTCCCCAGGTATCTTTTTCAGGCTTTGCAATACAGTACGTACCGATTTCACAATAGAGGGTATTCCCCATTCTGTACTGAGCAGCCTATGGCTGTGCAACTTCCCGCTAGGGTCTACGTGTCTGTCCAGAACATCAACTCCAACCACACTGGGGTTCATTGGATTTGGGTATTTCTGCATGGCAGCTGTTGTTACTGTTTCCCAGGGGTGACTGTCAAAACAGAATCAAGACAAAGTTACACAATTTTTTAACAGGACTTCTATAAAACGGAACATAACACATCTAGCAGTTTTCATCTTTGAGgcagttttatttccagttattAACGCTACTTATAGCCTTTCCTACAGAAAACTATCTGAGGAGTGAACAGTTGTCAATGGTCGATACAAGTTAAACGTACAAAACACCTGGTTAAGGAGGTCTCTTGAACTCAAGACTGTCGCTGCAATTACTTTCAGTCTTCTAATTTGATAAGAATGTAGTTCCTGTGACATAACACAGAAAGTTTGCACTTCCGCGAGGTTGCagtaattctgaaataaagagTAATTTGTAAAACCATTACTTTCCTCTACCAAATACTCCCTTCggattatttttcagcatggGGCTTACGGGCACTCAACCCCCAGACCACTACGCGACTCACGCCGCTCTGGCCCGTTCCGCACCCCCAGGCGATACCCCTGGACGCCAGCGACACGGCAGCAGAGTCCGCGCTGCGCAGcgcagggccgcgccgggccctgCCTCGCCGTTTCGGCCGCTCCCGAGCCTCTCGGCAGCCCCGCTGGCGgcagccggcgcggcgggcccgggcggcggcgtGACCCCGCGGCGCCAAGGACGCGCAGCGGGAAGGTCAGCGGAGACgagggccgcggccgcccggggccgccgcagcGCGGGTGCGGCGCCAcggcgggccgggcgggcggacgggcagcggcggcgaagccccgcggcgcccggagACGaggccgcgctccccgcggcgcgccCCGCTTCCCCGCGCTTACTCGAAAACGTGCTCCGAGGTCCAGATCttcatggcggcggcggcggggccggcgggcgggggccgccgcgccgctccctcaggcgcgccgcgccggcacccTGCGTGCGAGGcacggccgccgcgggccgctgCGCCTGCGCAGCCAATCGCCGACGCCGTGACGTCAGAGCACACGTACCCTTCGAGAGACGCGCAGCGGCCCTCAGACGCCGTGTCAGGGCGGCGGGAGGGGTCGCGCTGAGCGCGTGCGCAGGGCACCGCCCGCGCCGCtgggcgcggccccgcgcgcagcGCCCTGTCCCGTCCCTCGGTGCGGTCACCGCTGCGGTTCGCGAACCGCCAAGGCCACGGAGGGAGTTAAAACAGCAGCTGTCATGTTTCTTGAATTCTCTTTACATCTTAAGCGCAAACACAGCAGCTCAGTACCTTTTATCAGCTAAGAAGCGTTATAAAGCAGGGGGCTGCGCTGCGGTTAGGACACCTATTCTGTACTGATGCAATGATGGAGACAGTTACAGCAGTAACCTTCACTGGGTAAGGCAACCCCTTAGAGtactttaattttcttataCTTGTGCCTCCTTTTCATCACGTTACTTCTGTACATACTCTTTGACAAAAAGACATCTTTGCTCCCTTTCTAACAGGTGACAAGCTTCAACAGAAATGAACACAGAATCAGGATGTGAAACCACATTTAAAGCATCTAGAATTATACTGAGGTCAtctgtattttatcttttctttcacactTACGTAGGCTACCATGCAGCATTAACAAAAGAGTAAATGTTTAGCCTGCTGAAACGGTTAGCTGTTTTTAGTCTCTTTTAGTCATCAGGTGGTTTACCTTAGGGTAGGAGAGAAGCCTGCGTATTagaagagaacaggaaaaggaagtcCTGTTTAGTgaatagagaggaaaaggacaatctggaaagaaacaaaagggtAATGAAGTATGGGAAttgcagaaggaagggaaatggaaaatggCAGTTGCTCAGGTCAAGCTCTCGGGACGGTGTTAGGGCAAACCGTGCCATGGAGATGGGGCAGAGAGAGCCGATGGTGCTGCCTGTGTTGGAGGGAGGCTGCGCAAAGGCTACCCCGAGTGCACTGTTCCAGTCTTACTGTGGACAGTTTAACGTAAAGCATGGGTTGGCAATGAGATGTCTCTACAGACAGATTTTAACATCCAGCAGATTAACTGCCTTACATAAAATGGGCTAACATTACAGTTAACCAAGCATAACAATTACTAAATTGTTACATGACtgacttgtttttaaagagcaaaacatTACACAACTATCTACACCACTAGAGGGTgcagtgattctgtgaatatgCTGTACTGAAAGATATGACAtgtataaatattatttaactgATGGATGAGTAGTCATACCAATACCGCCCCCAGGCCAACTTTCTGGTGTCCTTAGCCAATTTGTTTTGTAAGTTCACTGTCTGGAAGTTATTTTATAACCAACAGTTACAAAACGGCCTCTTTACTTCCATATTAAGAAGCACCTCCTGTTAGAGAGAGGCAGTTCAAGGGTTTTTAAATCATCTGTTCTGACTTGTTTCCTACACATCCTTGGAATAAAACAGAAGTGGTAAGAttaataggaaaacaaaaaatcagcTATAGCAACAATCccaaatatattacaaatactAATCACACAAATTTGTGCCAGTTCTGTCAAGCATTCTCTACTACAGTTCAAGATAGCATTTAAAGTGCCTTCAGTTGTGAAGAAACGACGtgtgttttcttaaaacttgAGAGAGTGCAGCACATTATTTTGTGGACAAAACTCTCAAATAGTGACTGATACACATGCATAACTGCATAATAATGACCTCACTGAAAAAGGTTGAGACAGAAATTTCCCAAGAACAGGTTACTTCAGACAGTGAAGTTTCTAGCAGCTTTCACTGGTGCCAGAAATACTAACCAATCTGTGGAAAGACTCAGGTTCAGTAAGACAGGTTCTCATTCTTCTTGTTCACGCTGAACATCAAGCACCGAAGTTATTAGCAAGAAAAGCTACTATTTAATGACAAACTACTATATTCAGTTGGTAGCAAATACTTAAGTGAGAGTTATTGGAGACTAAATTTTTGCTGAAGAGACCTATCTTGAACTTGATTCTTCCACCTCACTAGACTGTTCCTAAATATTGTTAGCATATTAATCTATCACAGTATGCAAGGCTCTATCTAGAAGATTGTAAGTCAGTTCTAAATCCACTATAGTCTTAATACCCAATGAGTGATCTTTGTAACTGGAGAATTTTGTAATGGATGTTAAAAATGCCAGGCATTTTGAGAGGTCTCAGAATACAGTATTCAGTTGTGGAAGATGGTAACCCTAAAATAGGCATAGGCAATTCAGCAGATAAACATCTCTTATTCTTTAGACTGTGTAGCCTTTCAGCAGTTTTCCAGTGAAAGCAACATTGACTACTgtaagcaaggaaaaaaatattctctaaagAAGTATGCCAACATTTGGTGCAGATCAGCAGCTAGCTCTTACGGTTCTTGCTTACATAAaacttcaatttattttaataggagTTTTGTTCAAGTAAGTTTCACTTTTACAGATTTCTGACTATACTCAAAAACAGACAGTAGTGGGAAAAGCTGTCATTATTGATACACCAATCCAAAATCTTAGTATTAGCTGCAAGCAAGAGCCAACTGTGTTACACTTTGTAATTAAGAACTTACTGactttagaaaataattcatgtctctatttgaaaaaataattttttttgaacaggTATTTTGTTCCCAAGTAATTTTTAGTAGCTTCTGTATTTGACTGCTACCAGGGCTAGACTGCTTATAAACCTGAGTTTTGTAAGAAGTGATAAAATTATAAACAATAAAGCTGGacattgtaaaaaataaaatgattatttatgatagaggggaaagaggagatattaaacaaaaattcaaaCACTGCACGTCCTAAGTGTTAAAATTCTTTATGTTGATTGTATAGCATCTTGAGACTATCATGTCTATTTTCTGATGTCGAAGAATTTTGTATTACATTATAAAGACTGACAACTCTTTTCCCTGTATATGTTGGCAATATCTGACTAGGAATTGGTATCAAAGAAAATACTCTGCCATTTAGGCCTGCCCAGTCACAGGCACTCCCAGGATGGTTTTAAGGACCATAGCAGACATTGGGGGGCaagtttagctcagctggttagagcatggtgcctaatgccaaggtcacgggcTCAATCCCCGTACGGGCTATGCAAAGGGgtgggctagatgatctccagaggtcccttccaaccttactgattctatgatctaaaaataaataaataaataaataaataaataaataaataaaaatctgtggaAGCCCATGCTGAGATTGCTTCCTGTGTCTTTCAGGGACTCTCTGCTTATGATTCTGCAAAATGCAACTGATAAAGGAAACTGGCCCTGGGATCACGTGCCTCATATTTCAGCATGATTATATCATTATGAAGAACCTGAAATGGCTTGGGATCGTGTATGAAGGAGCTCAGAGGTTCCAATTAATGTATTTGATGGAAAGTGTGTTATCACTTCACATTTTTAGACACAGGTTTGCCAGAAGGGAAGTGTGTGTTAACCTCTTTTAGCAGCTTCGTAAGATATCCATTATTttgacttaaaaatataaagatcagcaaatatttcataaatgaGAATTCATTTCATCTCCAGCTTTAGCTCCAATCATTCCTACACCATCATGGCTacaaaaaagccaaattttCAAACTCATGCAGACTTAAGACAATTCCAATAttagctttaagaaaaatacagattttctgtCATGCttaagaaaagcagcacatcCTGCTTCACAGCCCTAACACCAGTGATCAATTAGACCACTCTGCAGTATAAAGTAAAAGTAATGCCAAATCCTAAGCAAAAAAGGACTTGATGATGATGGCAGTGATTCAAGCTTCAACTGTGAGTaaaacaaacacaggaaaaagtagCATTTCTAATGGATTACCATAGCCAAATTTTGCTGTGGTAAAATTGCTGATGAGTGGAAGCAAACCTATGGAGAAAATTCAAGTGTTGCATTTCTTTGTCACAGAAAAAACATGAGTTTTGGTTGCTTATCCTGCTTCATGTATCACCAGTCAATACATTTCAggtttttcaaatgaaaagtgaaagaagtTTACTACTTCACACACTTCgaggaaaatatatttggtagttttttttcctgtcatatTCTGAAACAGCTAACACTACAATAAAACTGTATCAGTTCCTTGAACTGTAAAAAAAGGTTCTGATGTGTCTGAAATACTGGTACTCTCATACAGTGCTAAGGAAAACCATTCAAAGGTCTTACCCTTTTCTTGAGCTGGAAAAAACAAGTTCCCATTCCTTTTTTCGGTCTGGCAATTGTACTGACTTAAaactttttatatttccttttccagacATACTTCTTCAATTACTTCCATTATACAACCCTTAATGAGTACTCTATCTATAAACACTCTTTCACCATCAGCAGTCAATTCAGCATATGAAGCCATTAGGCTGTGTTTTCCTACATacacttacaaaataaataagtaaatagtCACCTTGCTTTCAGAAAGGACAGACAGCAATTTCTTAGTGTGGGAGAGTATCAGCTCCTCTAGTTCCTGCTCATATTTTAGTAGAAGCTTTGTGCAAGTAATTTTGAACAGAATTCTGATTTGTATCACCACTACACAATGTATCACATCCTGAAAACATGGTGTTAGCTGCAAATTAGttaattttcattatgtttttacCAGGTTAGGGCACAGCTTAAACTATGTTATGGATTAGCATTCAGATACTTCAGTGGTAAGTTAACTACCTCTTTTCAATGAGAGGGACCAAAGCTAGAAACAAATGTGGTTCATCCAAATAGCCAGCATTCTTtaccttttctcctctgcacaGCACTAGCAGTTCCACAGCTGGTGTTGAGTCCTAGCAGCTTGCTTCCAAATGCTTCAGCAAGCAGGTTTTCCCTTCTGAAACCTTTCACCTTCCTTTTTCACACCTAATGTACTCCAGAATTTCTTGTCATAGCTGAGGTCTGGGCTCATCATTTGACCCAGCGTATGGTCAAGTCTATGCTAGAGCCAGAGAGAGGAAAGTGACAGGAATGTAGCAGACAGCATTTAAGACTCCGGAACTCTATACTATCTTAAGCTACCTACCTAGATCAAGTTAGCCATATTGTCAAACTATATTCTATAAAAGTGATTTCCCAACTTTTGTCAAAGCTGCTTATGCTGACTGGAGCATGCCTCATGTCTGGTCACTTACTCCCATTCTTGAGCTGCTACTCATCTTGTACCAGAACAGCTCTTCATAGGCCAGGGTAAGCATAATAAGTGAACAATACAGCTGTATTAATGTCTTTGCACAGTGAATAACAtctggaactgaaaaaaaaagtcacaggcTGTGCTACTATTGCAGAGTAGACAATGATGTTGCAGGAACAAATGGTCAAGTGCTGATTAAGCCTGTGTTGGGCCTCCCAAAACATCTACTGGAACTATAGTTTGGTTTTATCTAGATATTCAATAGTTTTCCAAGATCCAGTTTAGTGCCATTTTGTTCTTCATACACTCACAAACTTGGTGTGCTAGTATCATGCAACAGTTCaacccaaaataaaacacagatcAGTACAAAAAACTCAAATCCCTAAGTTTCTTTCCATACAGGCCAACCAGGGAAGTCTTTCTAAATCCTCTAGTACTTAGGGCTTTTCTTGCCTCacttcaagaaaaacagattgaAGGAACAGCCAACAAATCCATTTCATCTAATCCATCGTGATTTGGTAAAAATATACCAAGTTGCATATGAAATACAAATCAAAAGTTTCACAAATTATCATTTTCTctcctgaagaaagaaaatcacagtATTTCATCCCATCAACAGAGATGAAATACTAACAAATATACCAGTTTTTGGAGAAAAGTTACAggtgtatatatttattcagGATTATGGTGGAATCgattcattttcaaattctgtgaGGAAAAACCATAAAAGGGGGCTAAATTTCTGTGAGGTTCTCCACATGACTGGTCTGAAGAACTACCTCCACAAGAAGAACTAATTCAGAGGGGAAAGATTCATACATACCTTCTCACAGGAAAACTTACCTCAAAGTATCCATATCTCTAGGCAAGGCCATACAAAGGAGGACACAATCCCCACTCTGATTGTATGTCTCGGCAGCAACCACCTTCAAAGGACAGCCCATCCCTAAATCCCAgagtgtgtttatttttctgcagaaatagaTTGTTTCCCTGcttctatgttaaaaaaaaaaagtgatctaaacagaaaatcctttctgaaaacaaatgagaaaggTACATGTAGGCCCTTTTTTAGTACTTCAAATACAGTAATGAAAACAACATAAAAGCAATGGAATGTACTCAAATAAAAAGGTTCCTTCAACGTCTTTTAGATTGAGCCAAGCTGATCTGGCAGCCCTACAAACCCTACAAAGAGGGCTAGTTTTCAGCCTGACTGATATTACTGGCAGCTCAGCTC
This genomic interval carries:
- the PRELID3B gene encoding PRELI domain containing protein 3B isoform X1, whose product is MKIWTSEHVFDHPWETVTTAAMQKYPNPMNPSVVGVDVLDRHVDPSGKLHSHRLLSTEWGIPSIVKSLIGTCRTRTYVQEHSVVDPVKKTMELKSSNISFTNLVSVDERLVYKPHPHEPQKTILTQEAIISVKGVSLSSYLEGLMANTISSNANKGREALEWVINKLNAEIEEFTASARGTMRNSMAAAAFVEK
- the PRELID3B gene encoding PRELI domain containing protein 3B isoform X2, producing MQKYPNPMNPSVVGVDVLDRHVDPSGKLHSHRLLSTEWGIPSIVKSLIGTCRTRTYVQEHSVVDPVKKTMELKSSNISFTNLVSVDERLVYKPHPHEPQKTILTQEAIISVKGVSLSSYLEGLMANTISSNANKGREALEWVINKLNAEIEEFTASARGTMRNSMAAAAFVEK